From Chryseobacterium sp. H1D6B, a single genomic window includes:
- a CDS encoding DUF4838 domain-containing protein: MLSDNGQSKYKIVVASNADKNEIFAASEFQRYFENVAGVKLNVQYKETFDKETFAVLIGKKDRFKNLQFVQNDGVIIKTESSNLIISGGENRGVLYGVYSFFENYLNCKFFALDEIVTPKKTSISIPSINYTYSPPFSFRSYYSLENSNKAYADFHKENYFFEGRLYPAHSLAWLLPAEKYFATHPEYFALIDGKRNPSQICFSSDGALAELLLVLKREIAATPNEVWSVSHLDSPNYCHCNLCESKYKKGNGFSETLIPFVNKVARAFPDKIISTLAYNQSLLPSKLEKPEKNVEIMFCFTNIDRRYAINSDKNKEAYKFVKALKDWQGLTNNIFVWDYNVNYFHSLFPFPNLKTFQENILYFQNIGVKKVFLEGIGPQQGEFSELKSYIGSELLWNPNADSNLLMDEFLLNYYGDAWKDMKDYIQNLELNAEKYNTPLDVYANPAVYKDGYLNERNITTYKSILQKALDKVKNKQKYINRIKKEMLSIDYAEIEISSNTNKALDTTHKAKFNNRLNAFKEDAKKLNITYLRNAEFTIEEFAKQKSR, translated from the coding sequence ATGCTGTCCGATAACGGGCAGTCAAAATATAAAATAGTAGTCGCTTCAAACGCTGATAAAAACGAAATTTTTGCAGCTTCTGAATTTCAGAGATATTTCGAGAACGTGGCTGGGGTTAAACTTAATGTACAGTATAAGGAAACTTTTGATAAGGAAACTTTCGCGGTATTGATAGGAAAGAAAGACCGTTTTAAAAATTTGCAGTTCGTACAAAATGACGGAGTGATTATAAAAACAGAATCTTCAAACCTCATTATTTCGGGTGGAGAAAATAGAGGTGTATTATATGGGGTCTATTCGTTTTTTGAAAATTATTTGAACTGTAAGTTTTTTGCTCTGGACGAAATTGTAACTCCTAAAAAAACGAGTATATCAATTCCTTCAATCAATTATACATATTCACCGCCGTTTAGTTTCAGGTCATATTATTCTCTGGAAAACTCTAATAAGGCTTACGCAGATTTTCATAAGGAAAATTATTTTTTTGAGGGAAGATTATATCCGGCTCATTCCTTAGCATGGTTACTGCCTGCTGAAAAGTATTTTGCCACTCATCCAGAATATTTTGCATTGATAGATGGAAAAAGAAATCCGTCCCAGATCTGTTTTAGCAGTGACGGAGCTTTAGCTGAATTGCTGCTGGTTCTGAAGCGTGAAATAGCAGCGACTCCTAACGAAGTATGGTCAGTAAGTCATTTGGATTCCCCTAATTATTGCCATTGTAATTTATGTGAAAGTAAATATAAAAAAGGAAATGGTTTCAGTGAAACTCTTATCCCTTTTGTAAATAAAGTAGCAAGAGCCTTTCCTGACAAAATAATAAGTACGTTGGCTTATAATCAATCATTACTTCCTTCAAAACTGGAAAAACCAGAAAAAAATGTGGAAATTATGTTTTGTTTTACAAACATTGATAGAAGATATGCCATTAATTCAGATAAAAATAAAGAAGCTTATAAGTTTGTAAAAGCTTTAAAAGACTGGCAGGGATTAACTAATAATATTTTTGTGTGGGATTATAATGTGAATTATTTTCATTCTCTTTTTCCATTTCCTAATTTGAAGACATTTCAGGAGAACATTCTATACTTTCAAAATATCGGAGTTAAAAAAGTATTTTTAGAAGGAATCGGCCCTCAACAGGGTGAATTTTCTGAACTTAAATCTTATATTGGTTCTGAACTTTTATGGAATCCTAATGCCGATTCTAATTTATTAATGGATGAATTCTTGTTGAATTATTATGGTGATGCATGGAAAGATATGAAGGATTATATTCAAAATTTAGAACTTAATGCTGAAAAATACAATACTCCTTTAGATGTATATGCTAATCCTGCTGTATATAAAGATGGCTATTTAAATGAAAGGAACATTACTACTTATAAAAGTATTTTACAAAAAGCACTTGATAAAGTTAAGAACAAACAAAAATATATTAATAGAATAAAAAAGGAAATGCTTTCAATTGATTATGCAGAAATCGAAATCTCTAGTAATACCAATAAAGCTTTGGATACTACTCATAAAGCTAAATTTAATAATAGATTAAATGCTTTTAAAGAAGACGCGAAAAAATTAAACATTACTTATTTAAGGAATGCTGAATTTACAATTGAGGAATTTGCTAAACAAAAAAGTAGATAA
- a CDS encoding DapH/DapD/GlmU-related protein, producing the protein MFYKIFWIIRYFLYSVFFKKAGFPGYLGRPIIILGMNKISLGKKVRIYPNARLEVHGKDAAMIIEDNVGIAQNVHITAGGNLVIRKSATILANTYITDIDHEYENIDVPILEQGNKIKKTEIGENCFIGMGVAIQAGTILGKQCIVGSNSVVRGTFPDYCVIAGTPAKIIKKYNLETKTWERVTQ; encoded by the coding sequence ATGTTTTATAAAATTTTCTGGATAATCAGGTATTTTCTGTATTCAGTTTTCTTTAAGAAAGCTGGATTCCCCGGCTATTTAGGCAGACCAATTATCATATTGGGAATGAATAAAATCAGTCTTGGTAAAAAGGTGAGAATATATCCTAATGCCCGGCTTGAAGTGCATGGTAAAGATGCTGCCATGATTATTGAAGATAATGTAGGAATTGCGCAGAACGTGCATATTACTGCTGGAGGAAATTTAGTTATTAGAAAATCGGCTACAATTTTAGCAAATACTTATATTACAGACATAGACCACGAATATGAAAATATAGACGTACCTATATTGGAGCAGGGTAATAAGATAAAAAAGACCGAAATTGGTGAAAATTGCTTCATAGGAATGGGAGTGGCAATTCAAGCTGGAACAATATTAGGAAAGCAGTGCATAGTCGGTTCGAATTCAGTCGTTAGAGGAACATTTCCTGATTATTGCGTAATAGCTGGAACACCGGCTAAAATTATTAAAAAATATAATCTTGAAACAAAAACCTGGGAGAGAGTTACCCAATAA
- a CDS encoding glycosyltransferase family A protein encodes MRISVIIPMFNAENTIIKCLNSVVNQLPSEELEVVIVDDGSVDKSYNLVKKFIQENSNFDIKLIHQENKGVSAARNLAIFESKYDLLALIDSDDVWLPGKLKHQLQVLSKYDADFVGTLHNNLQLGFPYKLEDDIFKVSFNQLMIKMAPSTITSLFKKDLIKRAGFYDEKQKYTEDGNLWLRFSKQGKMIILNKNYAIAGDYKPLFGQSGLSGNLQGMYKGEIKNIKDMLDLKYINKIQYMLYFTYITMKYYRRIVIVKLRK; translated from the coding sequence ATGAGAATTTCAGTTATAATACCAATGTTCAATGCAGAAAATACAATAATAAAATGTTTAAATTCTGTAGTAAACCAGTTACCTTCGGAAGAATTAGAAGTAGTTATTGTAGATGATGGCTCCGTAGATAAATCTTACAATTTGGTTAAAAAATTCATTCAGGAAAACAGTAATTTTGATATAAAATTAATTCATCAGGAAAATAAAGGTGTTTCAGCGGCAAGAAATTTAGCAATTTTTGAATCTAAATATGATCTTTTGGCTTTAATAGATTCAGATGATGTCTGGCTGCCAGGTAAATTAAAACATCAACTACAAGTCTTATCAAAATATGATGCTGATTTTGTTGGAACTCTGCATAATAATCTTCAGTTAGGATTTCCATATAAGTTGGAGGATGATATATTTAAAGTTAGTTTTAATCAACTGATGATAAAAATGGCACCTTCTACCATTACATCTTTATTTAAAAAAGATCTTATCAAGAGAGCTGGCTTTTATGATGAAAAGCAGAAGTATACAGAAGATGGTAATTTATGGTTACGCTTTAGCAAACAAGGTAAAATGATAATTTTGAATAAAAATTATGCTATAGCGGGTGATTATAAACCATTGTTTGGCCAAAGCGGATTATCAGGTAATCTACAAGGAATGTATAAAGGAGAAATAAAGAATATTAAAGATATGTTAGATTTAAAATATATTAATAAGATTCAATATATGCTCTATTTCACCTATATAACAATGAAATATTATCGCCGTATCGTTATAGTAAAATTGAGAAAATAA
- a CDS encoding EpsG family protein — protein sequence MLFYLFPYIYITFISLNIYFSKIKINFGTLFILLIPAILLVVLRGNVGTDTFFYLGLLEDYKLYGESLMKYEPGFEVLGKTLAFLGMSPRVAVASIALISVFILCKAYSRSKNEMMLLALLVFPLFFYDFTMNGIRYGLSFCIATLAVDALYQKKYRQFAIWGVIAFTIQYSSLLIILLFLSVLIKRKYIIICGLILGLFIVVSPNIFSFFMERISDKKDAYSQVYAPSFVSGLAPLLMVFFMYINFLWFHRNTQYSKLIHTIFICEILGFVFAKFSYAGLRFQGAFMYCMIIFLKNNTRAQLGLHWRYTVNLFIMSIFSILLFYKNITTIVQDELTPFLPYHFFWEEKNSDRL from the coding sequence ATGTTATTTTATTTATTTCCATATATCTATATCACCTTTATATCTCTGAACATTTATTTCAGTAAGATAAAAATAAACTTTGGAACGCTTTTTATTCTGCTTATTCCTGCTATCTTATTAGTTGTACTAAGAGGGAATGTAGGAACAGATACTTTTTTTTATTTAGGTTTATTAGAAGATTATAAACTTTATGGGGAAAGTCTGATGAAGTATGAGCCGGGATTTGAAGTGCTTGGGAAAACCCTTGCTTTTTTAGGAATGTCCCCCAGGGTTGCCGTTGCATCTATTGCGTTAATTTCTGTATTTATTCTATGTAAAGCTTACTCCCGTTCTAAAAATGAAATGATGTTATTAGCTTTGCTGGTATTTCCATTGTTTTTTTATGATTTTACAATGAATGGGATACGATACGGATTAAGTTTCTGTATAGCTACATTGGCGGTAGATGCGTTGTATCAAAAAAAATATAGGCAGTTTGCCATTTGGGGAGTAATCGCTTTTACTATTCAATATTCTTCTTTATTGATAATCCTTTTATTCTTAAGTGTATTAATTAAAAGAAAATACATCATTATTTGCGGTCTTATATTAGGCCTCTTTATCGTGGTGTCACCAAATATTTTTTCATTTTTTATGGAACGTATTTCTGATAAAAAAGATGCTTACAGCCAAGTGTATGCACCAAGTTTTGTTTCAGGACTGGCACCCCTTTTGATGGTATTTTTCATGTATATCAATTTTTTGTGGTTTCATCGGAATACTCAATATTCGAAGCTTATTCATACAATCTTTATTTGTGAAATTTTGGGTTTTGTATTTGCTAAATTTAGCTATGCGGGATTACGGTTTCAAGGCGCATTTATGTACTGTATGATTATATTTTTAAAGAACAATACGAGAGCACAGCTCGGTCTGCACTGGAGGTATACAGTGAATTTATTTATTATGAGTATTTTTTCAATTTTATTATTTTATAAAAATATTACTACAATTGTCCAAGACGAATTAACCCCATTTTTACCCTACCACTTTTTCTGGGAAGAGAAAAATTCTGACAGATTATGA
- a CDS encoding glycosyltransferase — protein sequence MKTEPLLSILIATKDREFYCIESIKSILNFNSDIIEICISDNSKGEQIKDFVNQLNSDAIKYIHTDEKISFIENFNRCMGLASGKYVTLIGDDDTILKTTIDYTVYADNNNIDSISSNNNISYYWPRALEGYPEGYEIITLESDSDKIEEFNPKKYLSLLLDNGLQHYLLYPFPRTYHGIVKREKLIEVKQKTGHFFGGLSPDIYSSISLSCIIEKHYVVGTPLSIAGVCAKSASASNIRGEHAGEMSQSPLLNNISDYKWSIHIPYFYSVNTIWAESAMKALEDMGESSLIKKFNKYRLIAHSTINNRKSIPKIIKRENNLLRKASEQNIILFNAKMAKEYFVIVKNKLELVIKNKLSKKKSFTFTKVNTISDAIANFDNLSKNS from the coding sequence ATGAAGACGGAACCCTTATTAAGTATACTTATAGCAACAAAAGATAGAGAGTTTTATTGTATTGAATCTATTAAATCTATTCTCAATTTTAATAGTGATATTATTGAAATCTGTATTTCGGATAATAGTAAAGGTGAACAGATAAAAGATTTCGTAAACCAACTCAATTCTGATGCCATTAAATATATTCATACCGATGAGAAAATTTCATTTATTGAAAATTTTAACAGATGCATGGGGCTAGCAAGCGGTAAGTATGTAACATTAATTGGTGATGATGATACGATCTTAAAGACAACAATAGATTATACTGTATATGCTGATAATAATAATATTGACAGCATTTCCTCAAACAATAATATCTCATACTATTGGCCGAGAGCTCTGGAAGGATATCCAGAAGGATACGAAATAATTACATTAGAATCTGACTCTGATAAGATAGAAGAGTTTAATCCCAAAAAATACTTGTCTTTACTATTAGATAACGGGTTACAGCATTATTTGCTTTATCCTTTTCCAAGAACTTATCATGGGATTGTTAAAAGAGAAAAATTAATAGAAGTTAAACAGAAAACAGGTCATTTTTTCGGTGGTTTAAGTCCAGATATTTACTCTTCAATATCATTATCATGCATTATAGAAAAGCACTATGTTGTAGGAACGCCATTATCTATAGCCGGAGTATGTGCAAAGAGTGCATCTGCAAGTAATATTAGAGGAGAGCATGCTGGAGAAATGTCACAATCTCCATTATTAAATAATATTAGTGATTATAAATGGAGCATCCATATTCCTTACTTTTACAGCGTTAATACCATTTGGGCGGAATCTGCGATGAAAGCCCTAGAGGATATGGGGGAATCATCCTTAATAAAAAAGTTTAATAAATATAGACTGATTGCTCATTCTACAATTAATAATAGAAAATCAATTCCAAAAATTATTAAGCGCGAAAATAATCTATTAAGAAAAGCAAGTGAACAAAATATCATTCTTTTTAATGCTAAAATGGCTAAAGAATATTTTGTAATTGTAAAAAATAAGTTAGAATTAGTCATAAAGAATAAATTATCAAAAAAGAAAAGTTTTACTTTTACAAAAGTTAATACTATTTCTGATGCTATAGCTAATTTTGATAATCTATCAAAAAATTCATAA
- a CDS encoding oligosaccharide flippase family protein translates to MKNSNIAKLISNYGSRLWALVSVFIFVPFYIKILGIENYAIIGFYTLLLGIISFADSGMSSAIIKEFSQDNSPSYKYSIFRNIENLYLLICVVIMSIIALGSGLIAEKWLNSNTIEIQTLSYYISLIGIGATLQLLSSLYYGALFGLGEQVKSNFYQIIWNVFRAGIVILVLIFYKPTLEVYFIWQIICNLIYIIILRIQSLSILKSQDSNLHKYFKKIPKNILKYVGGMTFIAIISAINIQADKIITSSIFPLKTFGYYNLASILSQVPVILGTPLTMFAFPLFSKFSLSNQKDLNITFDKITYLLSIIIFPVSFLLIFFPVEILKLWAGKSIESNMFSTLASVIRLLISGSLFLALQLPLFYLLLSKEKTKYTIYQGVIQVLLGIPLLYFCAKYYGLKAVPFPWILINFGSLVFLLFIVFKNFIDIKFSHYFIRTLIIPLFISFGVSFLFYLLHKINGGNIILYLVCTGILSVLINILFNNIINKRSFKEFKHLYNFPK, encoded by the coding sequence ATGAAAAATTCAAATATTGCTAAACTTATATCAAACTACGGAAGCCGCCTTTGGGCTTTAGTATCTGTTTTTATTTTCGTTCCTTTTTATATTAAAATTTTAGGGATCGAGAATTATGCAATAATTGGATTTTATACTTTACTATTAGGAATCATAAGTTTTGCAGATTCCGGTATGTCTTCAGCTATTATAAAAGAATTCTCACAGGATAATTCTCCATCATATAAGTATAGTATCTTTAGAAATATTGAGAATCTTTACCTGCTTATCTGTGTTGTGATAATGTCTATTATAGCACTTGGATCTGGTTTAATTGCTGAAAAATGGCTGAATTCCAATACGATTGAAATTCAGACACTCTCTTATTATATTTCCTTAATTGGTATCGGGGCTACGCTTCAGCTCTTATCATCTCTATATTATGGGGCGCTGTTCGGATTAGGAGAACAGGTGAAGTCTAATTTTTATCAGATAATCTGGAATGTTTTTCGAGCAGGTATTGTCATACTTGTTTTGATTTTTTATAAACCGACGCTGGAAGTATATTTTATCTGGCAGATTATATGTAACCTTATTTATATAATTATTTTGAGGATACAATCACTTAGTATTTTGAAAAGTCAAGATTCAAACCTTCACAAATATTTTAAAAAGATTCCGAAAAACATATTGAAGTATGTAGGAGGTATGACTTTCATTGCTATAATATCAGCAATAAATATACAAGCTGATAAGATTATCACAAGCAGTATTTTTCCTTTAAAAACATTTGGGTATTATAACCTTGCTTCAATTCTTTCACAAGTCCCTGTGATTTTGGGAACACCACTCACAATGTTTGCTTTTCCTTTATTTTCTAAGTTTTCTCTTTCTAATCAGAAAGATCTTAATATTACTTTTGATAAAATAACATATTTATTAAGCATTATTATTTTTCCAGTTTCATTTCTGCTTATTTTTTTTCCGGTTGAAATTCTAAAATTATGGGCTGGCAAAAGTATTGAGAGTAATATGTTTTCAACATTAGCCAGCGTCATCAGATTATTGATATCAGGTTCATTATTCTTGGCTTTACAGCTGCCATTGTTCTATCTACTTTTATCAAAAGAAAAAACAAAGTATACTATTTACCAGGGAGTGATACAGGTTCTTTTAGGTATCCCATTATTGTATTTCTGTGCAAAATACTACGGGCTAAAGGCAGTTCCTTTTCCTTGGATCTTAATAAACTTTGGGTCGCTTGTTTTTTTACTTTTTATTGTATTTAAAAATTTTATAGATATAAAATTCTCTCATTATTTTATAAGAACGCTTATTATACCTCTTTTTATAAGTTTCGGAGTGTCTTTTCTATTCTATTTACTGCATAAAATAAATGGTGGAAATATCATTTTATATTTAGTATGTACTGGAATTTTATCAGTCCTGATAAACATCTTATTTAATAATATTATTAATAAGAGATCTTTTAAAGAATTTAAACATTTGTACAACTTTCCAAAATAA
- a CDS encoding SDR family oxidoreductase yields MKNIIVLGASGMAGHVVYTYLKEKLDSQKYRVLGTTNNNNFSDVSQKLNIFDTNEVEKYLVDVKPYMVINCIGMLIKGSKEFPDKTIFANSYFPHFLARLASENSFKLVHISTDCVFSGKKGGYTENSPKDASDIYGMSKALGEIVDSKNLTIRTSIIGPEIKQNGEGLFDWFMKSEESNISGYKSNFWSGITTLELAKFLTWLVSNDNLNELVHLTNNEAVSKYSLLTLFNEVYAKNKTINDDRDYICDKSFINTNKQLTYQVPSYKEMLEEQKEFMKNHSDLYKHYNVNV; encoded by the coding sequence ATGAAAAATATCATTGTATTAGGGGCTTCTGGTATGGCTGGACATGTTGTTTATACCTATCTAAAAGAAAAGCTCGACAGCCAGAAGTATAGAGTTTTAGGAACAACTAACAATAATAATTTTTCTGATGTAAGCCAAAAATTAAATATTTTCGATACCAATGAAGTAGAAAAATATTTGGTAGATGTAAAACCTTATATGGTAATCAATTGTATCGGAATGTTGATTAAGGGATCAAAAGAATTTCCAGATAAGACCATTTTTGCTAATTCCTATTTTCCTCATTTTTTAGCAAGATTAGCCTCTGAAAATTCCTTTAAACTTGTCCATATTTCTACAGACTGCGTTTTCTCTGGTAAAAAAGGAGGATATACAGAGAACTCACCCAAAGATGCTTCAGATATTTACGGAATGTCTAAAGCTTTAGGTGAAATTGTTGACAGTAAAAATCTCACGATTAGAACTTCCATCATCGGGCCGGAAATAAAACAGAACGGAGAAGGTTTGTTTGACTGGTTCATGAAGTCTGAAGAATCAAATATTAGTGGATACAAAAGTAATTTTTGGTCTGGAATTACTACTTTAGAATTAGCTAAATTTTTAACTTGGCTGGTTAGTAATGATAATCTTAATGAGCTGGTTCATTTAACAAATAATGAGGCTGTTTCAAAATATTCATTACTAACGTTGTTTAACGAAGTATACGCAAAAAATAAAACTATTAATGATGACAGAGATTACATCTGCGATAAATCATTTATAAATACGAACAAACAATTAACTTACCAAGTTCCAAGCTATAAAGAAATGCTTGAAGAGCAAAAGGAATTTATGAAAAACCATTCCGATTTATATAAACATTATAATGTAAATGTATAG
- a CDS encoding polysaccharide biosynthesis protein, with protein sequence MMLQDKILLITGGTGSFGNAMLRGFLNSGLKEIRIFSRDEKKQEDMRIEYKNDKLNFVVGDIRDFASINSAMNGVNFVFHAAALKQVPSCEFYPMQAVQTNILGAENVLEAAARNNVERVVVLSTDKAVYPINTMGMSKAIMEKLAVSKARDPRVQTANAVYTSTRYGNVMCSRGSIIPLFIKQIKEGAPLTITNPKMTRFMMSLNDSVDLVMFAFQNGNPGDIFVQKSPAATIETLAIALKELFSADNEIQIIGERHAEKMYETLCAKEEMAKAEDMGDFYRIPADFRDLNYTKYVQTDGPKLLTDEYNSDNTYQLNVEELKELLLTLDEVKDELKSYHSK encoded by the coding sequence ATGATGCTACAAGACAAAATATTATTAATTACAGGAGGCACAGGATCTTTTGGTAATGCAATGCTTAGAGGTTTTCTTAATTCTGGTCTTAAAGAAATAAGAATCTTTTCGCGTGATGAAAAGAAACAGGAAGATATGCGTATTGAATATAAAAATGATAAATTAAATTTTGTTGTTGGAGATATTCGAGATTTTGCAAGCATTAATAGTGCAATGAATGGCGTAAACTTTGTTTTTCATGCCGCTGCGTTAAAGCAGGTGCCGTCTTGTGAGTTTTATCCAATGCAGGCAGTACAAACAAATATTTTGGGTGCTGAGAATGTATTAGAAGCTGCTGCTAGAAACAATGTTGAAAGAGTAGTTGTTTTAAGCACTGATAAGGCTGTTTATCCTATTAATACAATGGGAATGTCTAAAGCAATAATGGAAAAATTAGCTGTCTCTAAAGCCAGAGATCCTAGAGTACAGACTGCAAATGCTGTTTATACTTCAACCCGATATGGAAATGTAATGTGCTCAAGAGGTTCGATAATTCCATTATTCATAAAGCAGATAAAAGAAGGTGCACCGCTTACTATTACAAATCCAAAAATGACAAGGTTTATGATGTCTCTTAATGACTCTGTAGATCTTGTAATGTTTGCTTTTCAAAATGGAAATCCAGGTGATATTTTCGTTCAAAAGTCTCCCGCAGCAACTATAGAAACTTTAGCAATAGCATTGAAAGAACTCTTTTCAGCTGATAATGAAATTCAAATTATCGGAGAAAGACATGCTGAGAAAATGTATGAAACTCTTTGTGCTAAAGAAGAGATGGCAAAAGCAGAAGATATGGGAGATTTTTATAGAATACCTGCTGATTTTAGAGATTTGAATTATACAAAATATGTACAGACTGATGGGCCTAAATTATTGACAGATGAATATAATTCAGACAATACATATCAGTTAAATGTTGAAGAACTTAAAGAACTATTATTAACGCTGGATGAAGTTAAGGATGAGCTGAAAAGTTATCATTCTAAGTAA
- a CDS encoding nucleotide sugar dehydrogenase: MKLYKIAVIGQGYVGLPLSLEFANHYPVLGFDINEQRVKELNNGLDITREADIENLNQNLKKYDDSKGEIGYKATNLLTDISQYNVFIVTVPTPIDKYNAPDLNPLISASKMLGGIIKKGDIIIYESTVFPGCTEEECVPILEKYSGLTFNQDFFVGYSPERINPGDKVNTLTSVKKVTSGSTKETAEEVDDLYKKIITAGTHKAPSIKVAEASKAIENAQRDVNISFVNELALIFDRIGIDTNDVLDAAGTKYNFLKYKPGLVGGHCISVDPYYLAHKAEQLGYHPDVILSGRRVNDSIAKFIASKVVKLLISKGGIIKNSKALILGVTFKENCPDVRNTKVVDIYKELMDYGINVDIYDPWASKEEVKHEYGVEILNRLEENKKYDSIIIAVAHKEFIKMDLNDLKNENTVIFDTKACLDRNLVDARL; this comes from the coding sequence ATGAAATTATATAAGATAGCTGTTATTGGGCAAGGTTATGTCGGATTACCCTTATCATTAGAATTTGCTAATCATTATCCTGTTTTAGGGTTTGATATAAATGAGCAAAGAGTAAAAGAGCTTAATAATGGTTTGGATATTACCAGAGAAGCTGATATAGAAAACTTGAATCAAAATTTAAAAAAATATGATGATTCTAAGGGTGAAATTGGATATAAAGCTACGAATCTATTGACAGATATCTCTCAATATAATGTTTTCATAGTAACAGTTCCTACACCTATTGATAAATATAATGCACCAGACCTGAATCCGTTAATTTCTGCGTCAAAAATGTTAGGCGGAATTATTAAAAAAGGAGACATTATTATTTATGAATCGACTGTTTTTCCTGGATGTACTGAAGAAGAATGTGTGCCGATATTAGAAAAATATTCGGGGCTTACATTCAATCAGGATTTCTTTGTTGGCTATTCTCCAGAAAGAATTAATCCCGGAGATAAAGTAAATACGCTTACAAGTGTTAAAAAAGTAACTTCTGGATCTACGAAGGAAACGGCAGAAGAAGTAGATGATTTATACAAAAAAATCATTACTGCAGGAACTCATAAAGCTCCAAGTATTAAAGTAGCCGAAGCTTCTAAAGCAATAGAAAATGCTCAAAGAGATGTAAATATTTCATTCGTGAATGAGTTAGCATTAATATTCGATAGAATAGGTATTGATACCAACGATGTTTTAGATGCCGCAGGAACGAAATATAACTTTCTTAAGTACAAACCTGGGTTAGTTGGTGGTCATTGTATATCTGTGGATCCCTATTATTTAGCTCATAAAGCAGAACAATTAGGATATCATCCAGATGTTATTTTATCAGGGAGAAGGGTAAATGATTCAATAGCTAAATTTATTGCTTCTAAAGTTGTGAAGCTTCTTATTTCAAAGGGAGGAATTATTAAAAATTCCAAAGCTTTAATTCTAGGAGTAACATTTAAAGAAAACTGCCCTGATGTAAGAAATACTAAGGTGGTAGATATCTATAAAGAATTAATGGATTATGGAATAAACGTAGATATCTACGATCCATGGGCAAGTAAGGAGGAAGTAAAGCACGAATATGGAGTTGAAATTCTAAACCGTCTTGAAGAAAACAAAAAATATGATTCAATAATTATTGCTGTTGCTCATAAAGAATTTATTAAGATGGATCTTAATGATTTAAAAAATGAGAATACAGTAATTTTTGATACGAAAGCCTGCCTCGACAGAAATTTGGTAGATGCAAGGCTATAA